A genome region from Akkermansiaceae bacterium includes the following:
- the xth gene encoding exodeoxyribonuclease III — protein MKLISWNVNGIRAALNKGLADFLSAENPDILCLQETKAREEQVELPLEFGAYKSYWNSAEKPGYSGTAIFTKAAPLSCTHGFGIAEHDKEGRVITLEYPDFHLVNVYTVNAQDELRRLPYRLQWDAAFRKHLITLAETKPVIFCGDLNVAHKEIDLARPRENRKSAGFSDEERASFTELLESGFIDSFRHLYPDRTEAYSWWSYRGGARERNVGWRIDYFGLSPALIDRLAEATIHPHVLGSDHCPVGLVLK, from the coding sequence ATGAAACTCATCTCCTGGAACGTCAACGGCATCCGCGCCGCCCTGAACAAGGGCTTGGCCGATTTCCTCTCCGCCGAAAACCCCGATATCCTCTGCCTGCAGGAAACCAAGGCGCGCGAGGAGCAGGTGGAGCTGCCGCTGGAATTCGGCGCCTACAAATCCTACTGGAACTCCGCCGAGAAACCGGGCTACTCCGGCACCGCGATCTTCACCAAAGCAGCTCCACTTTCCTGCACCCACGGCTTCGGCATCGCCGAGCATGACAAGGAAGGCCGGGTCATCACCCTGGAGTATCCGGATTTCCACCTCGTCAACGTTTACACCGTCAACGCCCAGGACGAGCTGCGCCGCCTGCCCTACCGCCTCCAATGGGACGCCGCATTCCGCAAGCACCTCATCACCCTTGCGGAAACCAAGCCGGTGATTTTCTGCGGAGACCTGAACGTCGCCCACAAGGAGATCGACCTCGCCCGCCCGAGGGAAAACCGCAAGAGCGCCGGTTTTTCCGACGAGGAGCGCGCCAGCTTCACCGAGCTGCTCGAAAGCGGCTTCATCGATTCCTTCCGCCATCTTTATCCCGACAGAACCGAGGCCTATTCCTGGTGGTCATACCGGGGCGGGGCGCGGGAGCGAAACGTCGGCTGGAGGATCGACTACTTCGGGCTCTCACCCGCCCTGATCGACCGTCTTGCGGAGGCCACGATCCATCCGCATGTATTGGGATCGGATCATTGCCCGGTGGGGCTTGTACTGAAGTGA